A part of Palaemon carinicauda isolate YSFRI2023 chromosome 8, ASM3689809v2, whole genome shotgun sequence genomic DNA contains:
- the LOC137645446 gene encoding uncharacterized protein gives MFIALTETHLSEGIKEPEIHIRNYTSFRTDRKGRTHGGTIIYLRDDIAPNLIPLFSYSDGQIELQAIQIQQHNMVIINCYRPPGSCSRNFSSAMEALSRLLNFLPVPTPDVILTGDFNFPFLKWPEGTQTGSTLADKSQAELLLSITNSSFLIQMVSIPTRGNNILDLFFTNNSDEINYVSAERTIFSDHNLLKIHTTYNKSHSPEMATPTEKNPFSKLNFFSSQVNWDLLNAQLQCTDWESELHVGNPEVMLNDFLKTILRACEGNVPQRKLPATRRSHIPRDRKVLMRQRANLNRQMQTTKSDTRKNSLQAKISHIENELKDSHEKQRDWEETQAVCNIKANPKFFFSTARNFPKRKSRLDHFRQEMG, from the coding sequence ATGTTTATTGCCCTCACTGAAACCCACCTATCTGAAGGAATAAAGGAGCCTGAAATACACATCAGAAATTACACCTCCTTCCGGACAGATAGGAAAGGAAGAACACATGGCGGCACAATCATTTACTTGAGGGATGACATTGCTCCAAACTTAATACCCCTCTTTTCATACTCAGATGGCCAAATTGAACTGCAAGCCATACAAATCCAGCAACATAATATGGTGATTATAAACTGCTACCGTCCACCTGGCAGCTGTTCTAGAAACTTCAGTAGTGCCATGGAAGCTCTCAGTCGCCTACTGAACTTCCTGCCAGTTCCTACACCTGACGTCATCCTCACTGGAGACTTCAACTTTCCCTTCCTGAAGTGGCCCGAAGGAACCCAAACTGGGAGCACCCTCGCTGATAAGTCTCAAGCCGAACTGCTCCTGTCCATTACAAACTCCTCCTTTCTCATTCAGATGGTGTCCataccaaccaggggaaacaatATACTTGACCTGTTTTTCACCAATAACAGTGATGAAATTAACTACGTCTCGGCTGAAAGGACCATCTTCTCTGACCATAATCTCCTCAAGATACACACTACTTACAACAAATCACATTCCCCAGAAATGGCTACACCAACAGAGAAGAACCCTTTCTCCAAACTAAACTTCTTCAGCAGCCAAGTGAATTGGGATCTCCTAAATGCCCAACTACAGTGCACTGACTGGGAGTCAGAACTCCATGTTGGCAACCCTGAGGTAATGCTGAATGACTTTCTAAAAACCATCCTCAGGGCCTGTGAAGGTAATGTGCCACAAAGAAAACTGCCAGCCACCAGAAGAAGCCACATACCAAGGGACAGAAAAGTGCTTATGAGGCAACGGGCGAACTTGAATAGACAAATGCAAACGACAAAGAGTGACACCCGGAAAAACTCGCTGCAAGCTAAGATCTCACATATAGAAAATGAACTCAAGGACTCACACGAGAAGCAACGTGACTGGGAAGAAACGCAGGCAGTGTGCAACATCAAGGCCAACCCTAAATTCTTCTTTAGTACTGCAAGAAATTTTCCAAAACGCAAGTCAAGGTTGGACCACTTCAGGCAGGAAATGGGATGA